In one Arachis duranensis cultivar V14167 chromosome 9, aradu.V14167.gnm2.J7QH, whole genome shotgun sequence genomic region, the following are encoded:
- the LOC107467740 gene encoding laccase-15: MRHHKFVVRDASFTKLCSTKNILTVNGEFPGPTLYVTKGESIIVDVYNRANYNITIHWHGVNQPRYPWSDGPEFITQCPIQPGAMFSQKVIFSEEEGTLWWHAHSDWSRATVHGAIVIQPKPGHTYPFPKPDREVPMILGEWWKQDVVKVFDDLVSTGADAAISDSYTINGQPGDLHPCSANETFKLNVEHGKTYLLRMINAAMQDLLFFAIAKHQLTVVGSDGSYVKPFKVDYITISPGQTMDVLLEANQPLDQYYMAAKAYSSAFNVRFDNTTTTAILQYKKGISTPHMPSLPSFNDTNSSVNIITQMRSLADEAHPINVPLNITTNLFYTVSVNSLPCPNATICKGPRGNNRFAASMNNISFQFLPKNNNVNILQAYYNNISGVFTENFPDVPPLLFNFTASNLSTFLRTPSVDTEVKVVEYGSTVELVLQGTNLLAGTEHPMHFHGHSFYVVGWGFGNYNKDKDPFKYNLVDPPYQNTVAVPKNGWVAIRFQAKNPGVWFMHCHLERHVSWGMAMTFIVKNGNNPRQQMLPPPPDMPRCK; encoded by the exons ATGCGGCACCATAAGTTTGTG GTGAGAGATGCTTCGTTCACAAAGCTTTGCAGCACAAAGAATATCTTAACAGTAAATGGAGAATTTCCAGGGCCAACATTGTATGTTACGAAAGGAGAAAGCATAATTGTTGATGTGTATAACAGAGCAAACTATAACATCACCATTCACTGGCATGGAGTGAACCAACCAAGATATCCATGGTCTGATGGCCCTGAATTCATTACTCAGTGTCCCATTCAACCTGGTGCTATGTTCTCTCAAAAGGTTATCTTTTCTGAAGAGGAAGGCACACTTTGGTGGCATGCTCATAGTGATTGGTCTCGTGCTACTGTTCACGGTGCTATTGTCATTCAACCCAAGCCTGGACATACATATCCATTTCCAAAGCCAGATAGAGAGGTTCCAATGATATTAGGTGAATGGTGGAAGCAAGATGTTGTCAAAGTTTTTGATGATCTTGTTTCAACTGGAGCAGATGCTGCCATCTCTGATTCTTACACTATCAATGGTCAACCTGGTGATCTTCATCCATGTTCTGCCAATG AGACCTTCAAACTAAATGTGGAACATGGAAAGACATATCTTCTGAGAATGATCAATGCTGCAATGCAAGACCTTCTCTTCTTTGCAATTGCTAAACATCAATTGACAGTGGTTGGAAGCGATGGAAGCTATGTGAAGCCATTCAAAGTGGATTACATAACAATATCACCAGGTCAAACCATGGATGTGTTGCTTGAAGCTAATCAACCTTTGGATCAATATTACATGGCTGCCAAAGCCTATTCAAGTGCTTTCAATGTTAGATTTGATAACACAACAACCACTGCTATTCTTCAATACAAGAAGGGAATAAGCACTCCTCACATGCCTTCACTTCCATCTTTCAATGACACCAattcctctgtcaacatcataACTCAAATGAGAAGCTTGGCAGATGAAGCACATCCAATTAACGTGCCATTGAACATAACAACCAATCTGTTCTACACAGTTTCAGTTAACTCATTACCATGTCCAAATGCTACAATCTGCAAAGGCCCTCGTGGAAATAACCGATTTGCAGCAAGCATGAACAACATCAGCTTCCAATTTCTACCAAAAAATAACAACGTTAACATCTTGCAGGCTTATTATAACAACATCAGTGGTGTGTTCACTGAAAATTTTCCAGATGTTCCACCACTACTATTTAATTTCACTGCTTCCAATTTGTCCACATTTCTTAGAACTCCATCGGTGGATACAGAGGTGAAGGTGGTTGAGTATGGGTCCACGGTGGAGCTTGTTCTTCAAGGGACTAATTTGCTGGCTGGTACTGAGCATCCAATGCACTTTCATGGTCATAGTTTCTACGTAGTTGGATGGGGATTTGGAAATTATAACAAAGACAAAGATCCTTTCAAGTATAATCTCGTTGATCCTCCTTATCAGAATACAGTGGCTGTACCTAAAAATGGTTGGGTAGCCATAAGATTTCAGGCCAAAAATCCAG GTGTATGGTTCATGCACTGTCATTTAGAGCGACATGTAAGTTGGGGCATGGCTATGACTTTCATCGTCAAAAATGGTAACAATCCTAGACAACAAATGCTGCCACCCCCTCCAGACATGCCACGCTGCAAATAA
- the LOC107467770 gene encoding uncharacterized protein LOC107467770: MSSSSMKREEADDNKRRITLYNPCYLLEEALNALLKCLGFETTTTAAENNKKEEKNVHLKPHSDADLGDDDDTSTLQICECDTNMNASYQQDEDPPSSTSQDDIITDSSLAARRRPVGDGRPGLSGGSGPQHN; this comes from the exons ATGTCATCATCCTCAATGAAGAGAGAAGAAGCTGATGATAATAAGAGAAGAATCACTCTTTACAACCCCTGCTATTTACTTGAAGAAGCACTCAATGCTCTTCTCAAGTGTCTTGGTTTTGAGACTACTACTACTGCTgctgaaaacaacaaaaaagaggagaaaaatgTTCATCTGAAACCTCATTCAGATGCAGATCTTGGCGATGATGATGATACTTCAACCCTACAAATCTGTGAGTGTGATACCAACATGAATGCAAGTTACCAACAAGATGAAGATCCACCTTCTTCAACTTCTCAAGATGACATTATTACT gaTTCAAGTTTGGCTGCAAGGCGGCGACCTGTTGGCGATGGACGGCCGGGACTTAGCGGTGGCTCAGGTCCCCAGCATAATTAA